From one Salvelinus alpinus chromosome 14, SLU_Salpinus.1, whole genome shotgun sequence genomic stretch:
- the LOC139538886 gene encoding microtubule-associated protein 2-like isoform X12, whose translation MADDRQREDSPPQWDPSGAQDPSTPPAHGANGYPPSYRACQPGTAHGAAPPSYTARENGFNGDHAVTAVEDTANLPPSPPPSPAAEHCFGPLDQALKMDTDKPDSERSGSLSPDFTEQESPAFLSGVHVAAPLIPKTDMASPSPSLSPLPSNSQSQAKELSKMSILDEPKTVSEKQPSVEVLESSNLTTDSGSGFTTAGDRGQGQGVPSDSNKDKSGMSAYFETSALKPDEGSKGVQAEGYYELSTAGEEKKVLGSSSPTVPSPLEINYSMLAQTQSVEEKSDTKKSSMGDQKETLPALDRSNECRLSPGKLALDQRSYSLNITIGSMDPSGHGRPRNFSPLATDIMCFTSGSLEESANYLPVTTPSVEKEPPPFPPLILETAASVTSDSSSPPHNTATETPGEKTSPQGSESPESPFPPKYYYKNGTVMAPDLPEMLDLAGSRSRLASENTDPEIMRRKSVPADAQGLGSDSLANLVLGDQSQNQSLAKSESQLEELGYCVFSEYSGPMPSPADLHSPIDSPPQRFTPMALEEKMAEEKLKIDARDKLAEDEKTSQLAESAGSKEKEETKQMGQKDSASEEKDNKKISHENVSMENQKDKPASALKSAESFVTPTVTVTLEEEEKLGDNGPETDAEMAAYERQIRRLEMEDRPLSMEEERVLQELREKVKDKFLVHQEAYEEVDAEDVYQLTGVAKDRIGRPVRPSPASSVESTTEEDNVSVTETEKPKQTGGQTTPKKVDIMVTSPSVSGGGVSTTEEDKVSVTETEKPKQTGGQTTPTKLDVMATSPSVSGDGVSTTEEDTVPVMETEKPKQNGGQTMPTKVDVMGTSPSVLGGGVSTTEEDKVSVTETEKPKQTGGQTTPTKVDVMGTSPSVSGGGVSTTEEDKVPVTETEKPKQTGGQTKPTRVDIMVTSPSLSGDGVSTTEEEKVPVTEIEKPKQTGGQTMPTRVDIMVTSPSVSGDGVSTTEEEKVRVTEIEKPKQTGGQTMPTRVDIMVTSPSVSGDGVSTTEEEKVSVTEIEKPKQTGGQTTPTKIDVMTTSPSVSGGGVSTTEEENEKVSEEELKKEQVVEVKEKTMEEKKKGEEGEGEEGEEDTEQAVEPEEIMIKIKPSMPVEKEENVEKDRMTNKVEEEEEDSEVLAGAGAAVIDVPEPRAAIESVVTVEDDFITVVQTIDEGEEPGHSVRFSAPPEPETPEEEEEESQEVEIMEAASLEEVGDVSEEALEKEVHPSPEKEVQLETEGQTESYDRDETTMDDSILDSSWVDTQDLSTVDVDDDMSMAAEQIEPLRADRVPAPPVKKYKTLQQQKQEKQPVKPKAKSGRVKGREGCVSTPERKAIRKETVYIPREDIKKKKAVIKKTELTKKAETRSSPSRKSVLKPTAVRHPRPAQPQPHPCARRKPTVGVPEGRRPLSVARQSRDRASDGGSQSPKRSSLPRPASVPRPASILSRRTHHQPHDQEESSTSITSSGSTAPRRPTSFSTEVRAEHRTGRAPSWTGTQSMRSRSLCTTTRTPGSTAISPGTPPSYSYSCRTPGTPLTPGTPRSRSLLQEKKVALLRTPPKSPATTPKQLRVLNQPLPDLKNIKSKIGSTDNIKYQPKGGQIQILNKKLDFSHVQSKCGSKDNMKHSPRGGHVQIQTKKIDLSHVTSKCGSLDNIRHRPGGGNVRIESVKLDFKDKAQPKVGSLDNAHHTPGGGHIMIESHKLLFRDTAKARVDHGAEIIVTQSPEMCMSGTVSPHCDSHLSSSGSINLLESPQLATLAEDVTAALAKQGL comes from the exons CAGACAGCGAGAGGAGTGGATCCCTCAGCCCAGACTTCACTGAACAAGAGAGTCCAGCTTTCCTCAGCGGGGTCCACGTAGCAGCACCCCTGATCCCCAAAACGGACATGGCTTCCCCTTCCCCTTCTCTGTCCCCTTTACCTTCAAACAGCCAGAGCCAAGCCAAAGAGCTTAGCAAAATGTCTATACTGGATGAACCTAAAACAGTCTCAGAGAAGCAGCCGTCAGTGGAAGTTCTTGAGTCCAGTAACCTCACAACGGATTCAGGGTCTGGGTTCACTACAGCTGGAGACCGAGGTCAAGGACAAGGTGTCCCATCTGACTCTAACAAAGACAAATCGGGCATGTCAGCTTATTTCGAGACTTCGGCCCTGAAGCCAGACGAGGGATCCAAGGGGGTTCAAGCAGAAGGTTATTATGAACTGAGCACTgcaggagaagagaagaaggTCTTAGGGAGCAGTTCCCCAACAGTTCCGTCACCCCTTGAGATCAACTATAGCATGCTAGCACAAACACAGTCAGTGGAGGAGAAATCAGACACCAAGAAGAGTTCGATGGGAGATCAAAAGGAGACCTTACCGGCACTGGACAGGAGTAACGAATGTAGGCTGTCTCCTGGGAAACTGGCCCTGGATCAAAGAAGCTACTCTCTCAACATTACAATTGGATCGATGGATCCCAGTGGTCATGGACGACCTAGAAACTTCTCCCCACTGGCCACGGATATCATGTGTTTTACCAGCGGCAGTCTGGAGGAGTCTGCCAACTATCTCCCAGTCACCACCCCGTCTGTGGAGAAGGAGCCACCACCCTTCCCTCCCCTGATCCTGGAGACAGCAGCCTCAGTCACGTCCGACTCCTCGTCTCCTCCCCACAACACAGCAACAGAGACCCCCGGTGAAAAGACCAGCCCCCAGGGGTCAGAGTCCCCAGAATCTCCCTTCCCACCCAAATACTACTACAAAAATGGGACAGTCATGGCTCCTGATCTACCTGAAATGCTGGACCTTGCGGGCAGCAGGTCTAGACTGGCTTCTGAGAACACTGACCCTGAGATCATGAGGAGGAAGTCTGTACCAGCGGACGCCCAAGGCCTTGGCAGCGACTCCCTGGCTAACCTGGTTCTGGGGGACCAGAGTCAGAACCAGAGTCTCGCCAAGAGTGAGAGCCAGCTGGAGGAGTTGGGTTACTGTGTGTTCAGTGAGTACTCAGGGCCCATGCCTTCCCCTGCTGACCTCCATAGTCCCATTGACTCCCCGCCCCAGCGCTTTACCCCTATGGCTCTGGAGGAAAAGATGGCGGAGGAGAAACTGAAAATCGACGCCAGAGACAAACTAGCCGAAGACGAGAAAACCAGTCAGTTAGCTGAGAGCGCCGGTTCCAAAGAAAAAGAAGAAACCAAACAAATGGGACAGAAGGATTCAGCTTCAGAGGAAAAAGACAACAAAAAGATCAGCCATGAAAATGTTTCCATGGAAAACCAAAAAGACAAGCCAGCTTCAGCTCTGAAGTCAGCCGAGTCCTTTGTAACTCCTACAGTGACGGTTAccctggaagaggaggagaagctaGGAGACAACGGACCCGAGACAGATGCTGAGATGGCTGCCTATGAGAGGCAGATTCGCCGGCTGGAGATGGAGGACAGGCCCCTGAGCATGGAGGAGGAGCGGGTGCTGCAGGAGCTCAGGGAGAAGGTGAAGGACAAGTTCCTGGTGCACcaggaggcatacgaggaggtggATGCTGAAGACGTCTACCAACTGACTGGAGTTGCCAAGGACAGGATCGGCAGGCCCGTTAGGCCCTCCCCAGCCTCCTCCGTGGAGAGTACCACAGAAGAAGACAATGTTTCAGTTACGGAGACAGAGAAACCTAAACAGACGGGAGGTCAGACAACGCCAAAGAAGGTTGACATCATGGTGACGTCTCCATCTGTGTCAGGTGGTGGTGTGAGCACCACAGAAGAAGACAAGGTTTCAGTTACGGAGACAGAGAAACCTAAACAGACGGGAGGGCAGACAACACCAACAAAGCTTGACGTCATGGCAACGTCTCCATCTGTGTCAGGTGATGGTGTGAGCACCACAGAAGAAGACACGGTTCCTGTTATGGAGACAGAGAAACCTAAACAGAATGGAGGTCAGACAATGCCAACGAAGGTTGACGTCATGGGGACGTCTCCCTCTGTGTTAGGTGGTGGTGTGAGCACCACAGAAGAAGACAAGGTTTCAGTTACGGAGACAGAGAAACCTAAACAGACGGGAGGTCAGACAACTCCAACGAAGGTTGACGTCATGGGGACGTCTCCCTCTGTGTCAGGTGGTGGTGTGAGCACCACAGAAGAAGACAAGGTTCCagttacagagacagagaaacctaAACAGACGGGAGGTCAGACAAAGCCAACGAGGGTTGACATCATGGTGACTTCTCCATCTTTGTCAGGTGATGGTGTGAGCACCACAGAAGAAGAAAAGGTTCCAGTTACGGAAATAGAGAAACCTAAACAGACGGGAGGTCAGACAATGCCAACGAGGGTTGACATCATGGTGACTTCTCCATCTGTGTCAGGTGATGGTGTGAGCACCACAGAAGAAGAAAAGGTTCGAGTTACGGAAATAGAGAAACCTAAACAGACAGGAGGTCAGACAATGCCAACGAGGGTTGACATCATGGTGACTTCTCCATCTGTGTCAGGTGATGGTGTGAGCACCACAGAAGAAGAAAAGGTTTCAGTTACGGAAATAGAGAAACCTAAACAGACGGGAGGTCAGACAACGCCAACAAAGATTGACGTCATGACGACGTCTCCATCTGTGTCAGGTGGTGGTGTGAGCACCACAGAAGAAGAGAATGAGAAAGTTAGCGAAGAGGAGCTGAAGAAGGAGCAGGTTGTAGAGGTCAAAGAGAAGACCATGGAAgaaaagaaaaagggggaggagggggagggggaggagggggaggaggatacAGAGCAGGCAGTGGAACCAGAGGAAATCATGATAAAGATAAAACCATCAATGCCTGTAGAGAAAGAAGAGAATGTTGAGAAGGATAGAATGACAAAcaaggtggaagaggaggaggaagatagtGAAGTTCTGGCAGGGGCTGGAGCAGCGGTGATTGATGTTCCAGAACCCAGAGCTGCCATAGAGTCAGTGGTGACTGTAGAAGATGACTTCATCACTGTAGTCCAGACCATCGACGAGGGTGAGGAGCCAGGACACAGCGTGCGTTTTTCCGCTCCGCCTGAGCCTGAGacaccagaggaggaggaggaggagtcccAGGAGGTGGAGATCATGGAAGCAGCTAGTCTGGAGGAGGTGGGGGATGTCTCAGAGGAGGCCCTTGAGAAGGAGGTGCATCCCTCCCCAGAGAAGGAGGTGCAGTTGGAGaccgagggacagacagagagctacGACAGAGATGAGACCACCATGGACGACTCCATCCTAGACAGCTCTTGGGTCGACACTCAAG ATCTCTCCACTGTAGATGTGGATGATGACATGAGCATGGCTGCCGAGCAGATCGAACCCCTGAGAGCCGACCGAGTCCCAGCCCCACCAGTCAAGAAGTACAAGACTCTCCAGCAGCAGAAGCAGGAAAAGCAGCCAGTGAAGCCCAAGGCTAAAAGCGGGCGTGTGAAGGGGCGCGAGGGGTGCGTCTCCACCCCTGAACGTAAAGCCATCCGCAAGGAGACGGTCTATATCCCCAGGGAAGACATCAAGAAGAAAAAag CCGTGATCAAGAAGACTGAGCTGACTAAGAAAGCAGAGACGCGCTCCTCTCCATCACGGAAGAGTGTGTTAAAGCCTACTGCGGTCCGACACCCACGTCCCGCCCAGCCCCAACCCCACCCCTGTGCTAGGAGGAAACCTACAG TGGGTGTACCAGAAGGTCGTCGGCCCCTCAGTGTTGCTAGACAGTCTCGGGACAGAGCCTCA gaTGGCGGTTCGCAGAGCCCAAAGAGGTCATCCCTGCCCCGGCCTGCCTCTGTCCCGCGGCCTGCCTCTATCCTGAGCCGGCGTACCCACCACCAACCACATGACCAGGAGGAGAGCTCCACCTCTATCACCAGCTCCGGCTCTACCGCACCCCGTAGACCCACGT cATTCAGTACAGAGGTCAGGGCGGAGCATAGGACAGGACGCGCCCCTAGTTGGACAG GCACACAGTCGATGCGTTCCCGTTCGCTGTGCACCACAACCCGCACCCCAGGGTCCACAGCAATCTCCCCTGGGACTCCTCCCAGCTACAGCTACTCCTGCCGCACTCCTGGGACCCCTCTCACCCCTGGCACACCCCGTTCTCGAAGCCTGCTGCAGGAGAAGAAG GTGGCTCTGCTCCGCACCCCTCCCAAGTCACCTGCCACCACTCCCAAACAGCTCCGTGTCCTCAACCAGCCCCTGCCAGACCTCAAGAACATCAAGTCCAAGATCGGCTCCACAGACAACATCAAGTACCAGCCCAAGGGGGGACAG ATTCAGATTTTAAACAAGAAGCTGGACTTCAGTCACGTACAGTCAAAATGCGGATCCAAGGATAACATGAAGCATTCTCCTCGTGGAGGCCAT GTGCAGATTCAGACCAAGAAGATTGACCTGAGTCACGTGACCTCCAAGTGTGGATCGCTGGACAACATCCGCCACCGGCCAG GGGGAGGTAACGTGCGCATCGAGAGTGTGAAGCTGGACTTTAAAGACAAGGCCCAGCCCAAGGTGGGTTCCCTGGATAATGCACACCACACCCCTGGTGGAGGCCACATTATG ATCGAAAGCCACAAGCTGTTGTTCCGTGATACGGCCAAGGCCCGGGTGGACCATGGAGCGGAGATTATTGTGACCCAGTCTCCGGAAATGTGCATGTCAGGGACGGTGTCCCCCCACTGCGACAGCCACCTGTCCTCCTCTGGCAGCATCAACTTGCTGGAGTCTCCACAGCTAGCCACTCTAGCTGAAGACGTCACCGCCGCCCTGGCCAAGCAGGGCTTGTGA
- the LOC139538886 gene encoding microtubule-associated protein 2-like isoform X11, with protein MADDRQREDSPPQWDPSGAQDPSTPPAHGANGYPPSYRACQPGTAHGAAPPSYTARENGFNGDHAVTAEQVSARIVQEVTAEAVAVLKGEQETRLPSVEDTANLPPSPPPSPAAEHCFGPLDQALKMDTDKPDSERSGSLSPDFTEQESPAFLSGVHVAAPLIPKTDMASPSPSLSPLPSNSQSQAKELSKMSILDEPKTVSEKQPSVEVLESSNLTTDSGSGFTTAGDRGQGQGVPSDSNKDKSGMSAYFETSALKPDEGSKGVQAEGYYELSTAGEEKKVLGSSSPTVPSPLEINYSMLAQTQSVEEKSDTKKSSMGDQKETLPALDRSNECRLSPGKLALDQRSYSLNITIGSMDPSGHGRPRNFSPLATDIMCFTSGSLEESANYLPVTTPSVEKEPPPFPPLILETAASVTSDSSSPPHNTATETPGEKTSPQGSESPESPFPPKYYYKNGTVMAPDLPEMLDLAGSRSRLASENTDPEIMRRKSVPADAQGLGSDSLANLVLGDQSQNQSLAKSESQLEELGYCVFSEYSGPMPSPADLHSPIDSPPQRFTPMALEEKMAEEKLKIDARDKLAEDEKTSQLAESAGSKEKEETKQMGQKDSASEEKDNKKISHENVSMENQKDKPASALKSAESFVTPTVTVTLEEEEKLGDNGPETDAEMAAYERQIRRLEMEDRPLSMEEERVLQELREKVKDKFLVHQEAYEEVDAEDVYQLTGVAKDRIGRPVRPSPASSVESTTEEDNVSVTETEKPKQTGGQTTPKKVDIMVTSPSVSGGGVSTTEEDKVSVTETEKPKQTGGQTTPTKLDVMATSPSVSGDGVSTTEEDTVPVMETEKPKQNGGQTMPTKVDVMGTSPSVLGGGVSTTEEDKVSVTETEKPKQTGGQTTPTKVDVMGTSPSVSGGGVSTTEEDKVPVTETEKPKQTGGQTKPTRVDIMVTSPSLSGDGVSTTEEEKVPVTEIEKPKQTGGQTMPTRVDIMVTSPSVSGDGVSTTEEEKVRVTEIEKPKQTGGQTMPTRVDIMVTSPSVSGDGVSTTEEEKVSVTEIEKPKQTGGQTTPTKIDVMTTSPSVSGGGVSTTEEENEKVSEEELKKEQVVEVKEKTMEEKKKGEEGEGEEGEEDTEQAVEPEEIMIKIKPSMPVEKEENVEKDRMTNKVEEEEEDSEVLAGAGAAVIDVPEPRAAIESVVTVEDDFITVVQTIDEGEEPGHSVRFSAPPEPETPEEEEEESQEVEIMEAASLEEVGDVSEEALEKEVHPSPEKEVQLETEGQTESYDRDETTMDDSILDSSWVDTQDLSTVDVDDDMSMAAEQIEPLRADRVPAPPVKKYKTLQQQKQEKQPVKPKAKSGRVKGREGCVSTPERKAIRKETVYIPREDIKKKKAVIKKTELTKKAETRSSPSRKSVLKPTAVRHPRPAQPQPHPCARRKPTVGVPEGRRPLSVARQSRDRASDGGSQSPKRSSLPRPASVPRPASILSRRTHHQPHDQEESSTSITSSGSTAPRRPTSFSTEVRAEHRTGRAPSWTGTQSMRSRSLCTTTRTPGSTAISPGTPPSYSYSCRTPGTPLTPGTPRSRSLLQEKKVALLRTPPKSPATTPKQLRVLNQPLPDLKNIKSKIGSTDNIKYQPKGGQIQILNKKLDFSHVQSKCGSKDNMKHSPRGGHVQIQTKKIDLSHVTSKCGSLDNIRHRPGGGNVRIESVKLDFKDKAQPKVGSLDNAHHTPGGGHIMIESHKLLFRDTAKARVDHGAEIIVTQSPEMCMSGTVSPHCDSHLSSSGSINLLESPQLATLAEDVTAALAKQGL; from the exons CAGACAGCGAGAGGAGTGGATCCCTCAGCCCAGACTTCACTGAACAAGAGAGTCCAGCTTTCCTCAGCGGGGTCCACGTAGCAGCACCCCTGATCCCCAAAACGGACATGGCTTCCCCTTCCCCTTCTCTGTCCCCTTTACCTTCAAACAGCCAGAGCCAAGCCAAAGAGCTTAGCAAAATGTCTATACTGGATGAACCTAAAACAGTCTCAGAGAAGCAGCCGTCAGTGGAAGTTCTTGAGTCCAGTAACCTCACAACGGATTCAGGGTCTGGGTTCACTACAGCTGGAGACCGAGGTCAAGGACAAGGTGTCCCATCTGACTCTAACAAAGACAAATCGGGCATGTCAGCTTATTTCGAGACTTCGGCCCTGAAGCCAGACGAGGGATCCAAGGGGGTTCAAGCAGAAGGTTATTATGAACTGAGCACTgcaggagaagagaagaaggTCTTAGGGAGCAGTTCCCCAACAGTTCCGTCACCCCTTGAGATCAACTATAGCATGCTAGCACAAACACAGTCAGTGGAGGAGAAATCAGACACCAAGAAGAGTTCGATGGGAGATCAAAAGGAGACCTTACCGGCACTGGACAGGAGTAACGAATGTAGGCTGTCTCCTGGGAAACTGGCCCTGGATCAAAGAAGCTACTCTCTCAACATTACAATTGGATCGATGGATCCCAGTGGTCATGGACGACCTAGAAACTTCTCCCCACTGGCCACGGATATCATGTGTTTTACCAGCGGCAGTCTGGAGGAGTCTGCCAACTATCTCCCAGTCACCACCCCGTCTGTGGAGAAGGAGCCACCACCCTTCCCTCCCCTGATCCTGGAGACAGCAGCCTCAGTCACGTCCGACTCCTCGTCTCCTCCCCACAACACAGCAACAGAGACCCCCGGTGAAAAGACCAGCCCCCAGGGGTCAGAGTCCCCAGAATCTCCCTTCCCACCCAAATACTACTACAAAAATGGGACAGTCATGGCTCCTGATCTACCTGAAATGCTGGACCTTGCGGGCAGCAGGTCTAGACTGGCTTCTGAGAACACTGACCCTGAGATCATGAGGAGGAAGTCTGTACCAGCGGACGCCCAAGGCCTTGGCAGCGACTCCCTGGCTAACCTGGTTCTGGGGGACCAGAGTCAGAACCAGAGTCTCGCCAAGAGTGAGAGCCAGCTGGAGGAGTTGGGTTACTGTGTGTTCAGTGAGTACTCAGGGCCCATGCCTTCCCCTGCTGACCTCCATAGTCCCATTGACTCCCCGCCCCAGCGCTTTACCCCTATGGCTCTGGAGGAAAAGATGGCGGAGGAGAAACTGAAAATCGACGCCAGAGACAAACTAGCCGAAGACGAGAAAACCAGTCAGTTAGCTGAGAGCGCCGGTTCCAAAGAAAAAGAAGAAACCAAACAAATGGGACAGAAGGATTCAGCTTCAGAGGAAAAAGACAACAAAAAGATCAGCCATGAAAATGTTTCCATGGAAAACCAAAAAGACAAGCCAGCTTCAGCTCTGAAGTCAGCCGAGTCCTTTGTAACTCCTACAGTGACGGTTAccctggaagaggaggagaagctaGGAGACAACGGACCCGAGACAGATGCTGAGATGGCTGCCTATGAGAGGCAGATTCGCCGGCTGGAGATGGAGGACAGGCCCCTGAGCATGGAGGAGGAGCGGGTGCTGCAGGAGCTCAGGGAGAAGGTGAAGGACAAGTTCCTGGTGCACcaggaggcatacgaggaggtggATGCTGAAGACGTCTACCAACTGACTGGAGTTGCCAAGGACAGGATCGGCAGGCCCGTTAGGCCCTCCCCAGCCTCCTCCGTGGAGAGTACCACAGAAGAAGACAATGTTTCAGTTACGGAGACAGAGAAACCTAAACAGACGGGAGGTCAGACAACGCCAAAGAAGGTTGACATCATGGTGACGTCTCCATCTGTGTCAGGTGGTGGTGTGAGCACCACAGAAGAAGACAAGGTTTCAGTTACGGAGACAGAGAAACCTAAACAGACGGGAGGGCAGACAACACCAACAAAGCTTGACGTCATGGCAACGTCTCCATCTGTGTCAGGTGATGGTGTGAGCACCACAGAAGAAGACACGGTTCCTGTTATGGAGACAGAGAAACCTAAACAGAATGGAGGTCAGACAATGCCAACGAAGGTTGACGTCATGGGGACGTCTCCCTCTGTGTTAGGTGGTGGTGTGAGCACCACAGAAGAAGACAAGGTTTCAGTTACGGAGACAGAGAAACCTAAACAGACGGGAGGTCAGACAACTCCAACGAAGGTTGACGTCATGGGGACGTCTCCCTCTGTGTCAGGTGGTGGTGTGAGCACCACAGAAGAAGACAAGGTTCCagttacagagacagagaaacctaAACAGACGGGAGGTCAGACAAAGCCAACGAGGGTTGACATCATGGTGACTTCTCCATCTTTGTCAGGTGATGGTGTGAGCACCACAGAAGAAGAAAAGGTTCCAGTTACGGAAATAGAGAAACCTAAACAGACGGGAGGTCAGACAATGCCAACGAGGGTTGACATCATGGTGACTTCTCCATCTGTGTCAGGTGATGGTGTGAGCACCACAGAAGAAGAAAAGGTTCGAGTTACGGAAATAGAGAAACCTAAACAGACAGGAGGTCAGACAATGCCAACGAGGGTTGACATCATGGTGACTTCTCCATCTGTGTCAGGTGATGGTGTGAGCACCACAGAAGAAGAAAAGGTTTCAGTTACGGAAATAGAGAAACCTAAACAGACGGGAGGTCAGACAACGCCAACAAAGATTGACGTCATGACGACGTCTCCATCTGTGTCAGGTGGTGGTGTGAGCACCACAGAAGAAGAGAATGAGAAAGTTAGCGAAGAGGAGCTGAAGAAGGAGCAGGTTGTAGAGGTCAAAGAGAAGACCATGGAAgaaaagaaaaagggggaggagggggagggggaggagggggaggaggatacAGAGCAGGCAGTGGAACCAGAGGAAATCATGATAAAGATAAAACCATCAATGCCTGTAGAGAAAGAAGAGAATGTTGAGAAGGATAGAATGACAAAcaaggtggaagaggaggaggaagatagtGAAGTTCTGGCAGGGGCTGGAGCAGCGGTGATTGATGTTCCAGAACCCAGAGCTGCCATAGAGTCAGTGGTGACTGTAGAAGATGACTTCATCACTGTAGTCCAGACCATCGACGAGGGTGAGGAGCCAGGACACAGCGTGCGTTTTTCCGCTCCGCCTGAGCCTGAGacaccagaggaggaggaggaggagtcccAGGAGGTGGAGATCATGGAAGCAGCTAGTCTGGAGGAGGTGGGGGATGTCTCAGAGGAGGCCCTTGAGAAGGAGGTGCATCCCTCCCCAGAGAAGGAGGTGCAGTTGGAGaccgagggacagacagagagctacGACAGAGATGAGACCACCATGGACGACTCCATCCTAGACAGCTCTTGGGTCGACACTCAAG ATCTCTCCACTGTAGATGTGGATGATGACATGAGCATGGCTGCCGAGCAGATCGAACCCCTGAGAGCCGACCGAGTCCCAGCCCCACCAGTCAAGAAGTACAAGACTCTCCAGCAGCAGAAGCAGGAAAAGCAGCCAGTGAAGCCCAAGGCTAAAAGCGGGCGTGTGAAGGGGCGCGAGGGGTGCGTCTCCACCCCTGAACGTAAAGCCATCCGCAAGGAGACGGTCTATATCCCCAGGGAAGACATCAAGAAGAAAAAag CCGTGATCAAGAAGACTGAGCTGACTAAGAAAGCAGAGACGCGCTCCTCTCCATCACGGAAGAGTGTGTTAAAGCCTACTGCGGTCCGACACCCACGTCCCGCCCAGCCCCAACCCCACCCCTGTGCTAGGAGGAAACCTACAG TGGGTGTACCAGAAGGTCGTCGGCCCCTCAGTGTTGCTAGACAGTCTCGGGACAGAGCCTCA gaTGGCGGTTCGCAGAGCCCAAAGAGGTCATCCCTGCCCCGGCCTGCCTCTGTCCCGCGGCCTGCCTCTATCCTGAGCCGGCGTACCCACCACCAACCACATGACCAGGAGGAGAGCTCCACCTCTATCACCAGCTCCGGCTCTACCGCACCCCGTAGACCCACGT cATTCAGTACAGAGGTCAGGGCGGAGCATAGGACAGGACGCGCCCCTAGTTGGACAG GCACACAGTCGATGCGTTCCCGTTCGCTGTGCACCACAACCCGCACCCCAGGGTCCACAGCAATCTCCCCTGGGACTCCTCCCAGCTACAGCTACTCCTGCCGCACTCCTGGGACCCCTCTCACCCCTGGCACACCCCGTTCTCGAAGCCTGCTGCAGGAGAAGAAG GTGGCTCTGCTCCGCACCCCTCCCAAGTCACCTGCCACCACTCCCAAACAGCTCCGTGTCCTCAACCAGCCCCTGCCAGACCTCAAGAACATCAAGTCCAAGATCGGCTCCACAGACAACATCAAGTACCAGCCCAAGGGGGGACAG ATTCAGATTTTAAACAAGAAGCTGGACTTCAGTCACGTACAGTCAAAATGCGGATCCAAGGATAACATGAAGCATTCTCCTCGTGGAGGCCAT GTGCAGATTCAGACCAAGAAGATTGACCTGAGTCACGTGACCTCCAAGTGTGGATCGCTGGACAACATCCGCCACCGGCCAG GGGGAGGTAACGTGCGCATCGAGAGTGTGAAGCTGGACTTTAAAGACAAGGCCCAGCCCAAGGTGGGTTCCCTGGATAATGCACACCACACCCCTGGTGGAGGCCACATTATG ATCGAAAGCCACAAGCTGTTGTTCCGTGATACGGCCAAGGCCCGGGTGGACCATGGAGCGGAGATTATTGTGACCCAGTCTCCGGAAATGTGCATGTCAGGGACGGTGTCCCCCCACTGCGACAGCCACCTGTCCTCCTCTGGCAGCATCAACTTGCTGGAGTCTCCACAGCTAGCCACTCTAGCTGAAGACGTCACCGCCGCCCTGGCCAAGCAGGGCTTGTGA